A stretch of Natator depressus isolate rNatDep1 chromosome 2, rNatDep2.hap1, whole genome shotgun sequence DNA encodes these proteins:
- the CRYGN gene encoding gamma-crystallin N isoform X1, translating into MSQYSGKITFYEGKYFTGRKLEVCGNCDNFQDRGFMNRVNSICVQSGAWICFGHPDFRGQQYVLEHGEYPNFYRWNGHNDHMGSCRPVGMHGEHYRMEIFDGSHFSGHCMEFTEDCSFLQGQGWNKNCVNAIKVYGDGAWVLYEEPNYRGRMYVVERGEYNSFNMWQAHSANIQSLRRVVNYF; encoded by the exons ATCACTTTCTATGAGGGCAAATACTTCACAGGCAGGAAGCTGGAGGTCTGTGGGAACTGTGATAACTTCCAGGACAGAGGTTTCATGAACCGAGTGAACTCTATCTGTGTACAGAGTGGAGCTTGGATCTGTTTTGGTCACCCAGACTTCCGAGGACAGCAATACGTTCTGGAGCATGGGGAATACCCCAACTTCTACCGTTGGAATGGCCATAATGATCACATGGGCTCCTGCAGGCCTGTCGGAATG CACGGTGAGCATTACAGAATGGAAATATTTGATGGGAGCCATTTTAGTGGTCACTGCATGGAGTTCACTGAAGATTGCTCTTTCCTGCAAGGGCAGGGCTGGAACAAGAACTGTGTCAATGCCATCAAAGTGTACGGAGATGGAGC ATGGGTGCTGTATGAGGAACCCAATTATCGTGGCCGTATGTACGTTGTGGAGAGAGGAGAGTACAACAGCTTTAACATGTGGCAAGCTCACAGTGCAAATATCCAGTCCCTCAGAAGAGTCGTCAACTACTTTTAA
- the CRYGN gene encoding gamma-crystallin N isoform X2, protein MNRVNSICVQSGAWICFGHPDFRGQQYVLEHGEYPNFYRWNGHNDHMGSCRPVGMHGEHYRMEIFDGSHFSGHCMEFTEDCSFLQGQGWNKNCVNAIKVYGDGAWVLYEEPNYRGRMYVVERGEYNSFNMWQAHSANIQSLRRVVNYF, encoded by the exons ATGAACCGAGTGAACTCTATCTGTGTACAGAGTGGAGCTTGGATCTGTTTTGGTCACCCAGACTTCCGAGGACAGCAATACGTTCTGGAGCATGGGGAATACCCCAACTTCTACCGTTGGAATGGCCATAATGATCACATGGGCTCCTGCAGGCCTGTCGGAATG CACGGTGAGCATTACAGAATGGAAATATTTGATGGGAGCCATTTTAGTGGTCACTGCATGGAGTTCACTGAAGATTGCTCTTTCCTGCAAGGGCAGGGCTGGAACAAGAACTGTGTCAATGCCATCAAAGTGTACGGAGATGGAGC ATGGGTGCTGTATGAGGAACCCAATTATCGTGGCCGTATGTACGTTGTGGAGAGAGGAGAGTACAACAGCTTTAACATGTGGCAAGCTCACAGTGCAAATATCCAGTCCCTCAGAAGAGTCGTCAACTACTTTTAA